A stretch of Episyrphus balteatus chromosome 2, idEpiBalt1.1, whole genome shotgun sequence DNA encodes these proteins:
- the LOC129908192 gene encoding putative acyl--CoA ligase YdaB, which translates to MANIYNKSEKIWSAPPLELNYPNIGIGHSILQKLKETDPNKIIEVEHESGISRTARQIRSDTITVAHNLMRLGVKKGDIVIVFSKTNLKITPITFALYTIGAPINFFYLDLKGDDIEYYFDLLNPTAILYEEEFKNDVFQALKNLKLSNLKHTLSLDSETDSVDEILFKPIDNIDNFQPPDIGDPSKLAALLPFTSGSTGRPKISIHSHAMVMMGLYNTWWHMPPKSVVCVLSDLRWMCQVEMMFQPIFFDVKRIYTARCEKDFDDTYEYELLSKNQVTHFSTVSILLLQTLQRADKDNQRSKLSSLRTVLLGGEVVTDSIIAYAAEIIPKCKIITCYGMTELQGVIASDEDVPGRIVNGGILFNGYDLKVIDEHGNNLGPNEKGRLCLRSKIPLIGYFKNDKANKEHLKGDGWYTTDEYGYMDSDHLLNVITRYKYLLRYNGQFVVPTDIENIINNHPKVLISALVGYPDPEIADSEIGTFYVVLKDFSKRDGVEDELLALLRKHLTKEESKFVRFLKVVETVPMCNYSKVNRKALKELAAIESTSYLRI; encoded by the exons ATGGCAAACATATACAATAAGTCCGAAAAAATATGGAGTGCTCCACCACTTGAACTCAACTATCCCAACATTGGTATTGGTCATTCGATACTTCAAAAACTGAAAGAAACCGATCCAAATAAAATCATAGAAGTTGAACATGAATCTGGAATTTCACGTACTGCTAGACAAATCCGCTCGGATACAATAACAGTTGCACACAATTTAATGCGACTCGGAGTGAAGAAGGGCGATATTGTTATTgtgttttcgaaaacaaatttaaaaataactccTATAACGTTTGCATTGTACACTATTGGAGCCCCaattaatttcttttacttgGATTTGAAAGGAG ATGACATCGagtattattttgatttattgaacCCAACTGCTATTCTTTATGAAgaagaattcaaaaatgatgtttttcaaGCTCTTAAGAATCTCAAGCTATCAAATTTAAAACATACTTTAAGTTTAGACTCTGAAACTGATTCAGTTGATGAAATTCTATTTAAGCCAATCGATAATATTGACAACTTCCAACCTCCAGATATTGGAGATCCAAGTAAATTGGCAGCACTTTTACCTTTTACCTCAGGTTCAACAGGAAGACCAAAAATTTCTATACATTCTCATGCCATGGTAATGATGGGACTTTACAATACATGGTGGCATATGCCTCCGAAAAGTGTAGTTTGCGTTTTGTCAGATCTTCGTTGGATGTGTCAAGTCGAGATGATGTTCCAACCGATCTTTTTTGACGTCAAACGGATTTATACGGCAAGATGTGAAAAAGATTTTGATGATACTTATGAATATGAATTATTGTCCAAAAATCAAGTCACACATTTTAGTACGGTTTCAATTCTACTTCTGCAAACCCTTCAACGTGCTGATAAAGATAATCAAAGATCAAAGTTGAGCTCTTTGAGGACAGTATTGTTGGGAGGTGAAGTTGTTACAGATTCAATAATTGCATATGCGGCAGAAATTATTCCAAAATGTAAGATTATAACTTGTTATGGAATGACAGAACTACAAGGAGTAATAGCTTCTGACGAAGATGTGCCTGGTAGAATTGTCAATGGAGGTATATTATTTAATGGATACGATTTGAAAGTTATTGATGAACATGGTAACAATCTGGGACCGAATGAAAAGGGTCGATTGTGTTTGAGATCAAAGATACCATTGATTGGATACTTTAAAAATGACAAAGCCAATAAGGAGCATTTAAAAGGAGATGGATGGTACACAACTGATGAGTATGGTTACATGGATTCCGATCATTTATTAAATGTTATAACAAGATACAAGTATCTTCTGCGGTACAATGgacaattt gtTGTTCCAACTGATATTGAAAATATCATTAATAACCACCCGAAGGTATTAATATCAGCTTTAGTTGGATATCCTGATCCTGAGATTGCAGATTCAGAAATAGGAACATTTTATGTAGTATTAAAAGATTTTTCCAAACGTGATGGTGTTGAAGATGAATTATTAGCTTTGTTAAGAAAACATCTCACAAAAGAGGAATCTAAATTTGTTaggtttttgaaagttgttgAAACAGTTCCAATGTGTAATTATTCAAAAGTAAATCGAAAGGCATTGAAAGAATTGGCTGCTATTGAATCGACCAGTTATTTAAGAATTTAG
- the LOC129909753 gene encoding uncharacterized protein LOC129909753: protein MIEIKYNNSDKIWQSSALNINYSSLGEAIFSKLNESDPDRIIEVNHESDIKLTVNDIRHQTIIVAKNLQKLGVKKGDTVILFSRSNSKVTPVTFACYALGLPVNFFETSFQDDIIRHNFELLNPTLIIFEEEFRQKICKCLNGLQLPKLKHTLSLENDEVFQVNFDEEDEDFQPVWIEDPSQYPAALLFTSGSTGMPKIAIISHALMLQGLYNKWWPLGPDSIICSYADLRWIVQVQMMLQPLFFGGKRVYSIRLESAIPVKEKRQIIDLHKITHFCEVPMFYLDILASAEQSDNPNSLSSLRIALVAGEVVTETLVDYSQSVIPKCKVIKCYGMTEVAGAVCTNELISKYNLNGGVLKNGFMVKIVNDDGCSLGPNEAGRLCLKSAAPLLGYLKNEKANMKAYLDDGWYDTGDCACMDLDNLLGIGTRYHDLVRSSGAIIVPSVVEGIVNTHPSVLSSALVGHSSLKKDSKDEIGSLFVVIVNNDKFSNEIEGELRELIRNELTNEQFEIIRHIRIISEIPLKTCGKADRSALKILAEKLQN, encoded by the exons atgatagaaataaaatataataattcggATAAAATTTGGCAATCATCTGCGTTAAATATAAACTACTCTAGTCTTGGTGAagctattttttcgaaattaaacgAAAGTGATCCTGATCGAATTATAGAAGTGAATCATGAAAGTGACATAAAATTAACAGTGAATGATATTCGTCATCAAACAATAATAGTTgcgaaaaatttacaaaaacttgGTGTGAAAAAAGGTGATACTGTTATATTGTTTTCAAGATCGAATTCGAAAGTGACTCCAGTTACATTTGCCTGTTATGCATTAGGATTACctgtgaatttttttgaaactagtTTTCAAGATG atATCATTCGGCATAATTTCGAATTACTCAATCCAACGTTGATAATTTTCGAAGAAgaatttcgacaaaaaatttgtaaatgccTCAATGGTCTTCAACTGCCAAAGCTTAAACATACCCTAAGCTTGGAAAATGATGAAGTTTTCCAAGTTAATTTTGATGAAGAAGATGAAGACTTTCAGCCTGTTTGGATAGAAGATCCAAGTCAATATCCTGCTGCATTATTATTTACATCCGGTTCAACGGGAATGCCAAAAATTGCAATTATATCACATGCTCTTATGTTACAGGGTCTGTATAATAAATGGTGGCCTTTAGGCCCTGATTCCATCATCTGCTCGTACGCCGATCTTCGTTGGATAGTTCAAGTCCAAATGATGTTGCAACCGTTATTTTTTGGTGGAAAACGTGTCTATTCAATCCGCCTGGAATCAGCTATTCCAGTTAAAGAAAAACGACAAATAATCGACTTACACAAGATTACACATTTCTGTGAAGTTCCAATGTTTTATCTTGATATTTTAGCTTCAGCAGAACAATCGGATAATCCGAATAGTTTAAGTTCGTTGAGGATTGCTTTAGTTGCTGGTGAAGTTGTTACAGAAACTTTGGTTGATTACTCGCAAAGTGTAATTCCAAAATGTAAAGTTATCAAGTGTTATGGAATGACAGAGGTCGCTGGTGCAGTTTGTACAAATGAACTAATCAGCAAGTACAATTTGAATGGGGGTGTCTTGAAAAATGGTTTTATGGTGAAAATTGTCAATGATGATGGTTGTTCTTTGGGACCAAATGAAGCAGGCAGATTGTGTTTAAAATCTGCAGCTCCTTTGTTGGGgtatttgaaaaatgaaaaagcaaaTATGAAGGCATATTTAGATGACGGATGGTATGACACTGGAGATTGTGCGTGCATGGATTTGGATAATTTACTTGGTATTGGTACTCGGTATCATGATTTGGTTCGGTCTTCTGGAGCAATT atTGTACCAAGTGTTGTGGAGGGAATTGTCAATACTCATCCGAGTGTTTTATCATCTGCTTTAGTGGGTCATTCAAGCTTGAAAAAGGATTCAAAAGATGAAATTGGAAGTTTGTTTGTGGTTATAGTGAATAATGATAAGTTTTCAAACGAAATTGAAGGAGAACTCAGAGAACTTATAAGGAATGAACTAACCAATGAACAATTTGAAATTATTCGACACATTAGAATTATTTCGGAAATACCTCTGAAAACATGTGGTAAAGCTGATAGGAGTGCATTGAAGATTTTGGCTGAGAAACTTCAAAATTAG
- the LOC129909754 gene encoding luciferin 4-monooxygenase-like, whose translation MFSNKTTFDYTTKIWSGAEKKTDIPEKWSCLGEAIFENMKNNPENILQISDTDGISLTNKEMLTMSIRIAQNLKIADGSIIGIMATSSTYQASVLIASWLKGIIFHPISTNFDQKTTQHVFGISRPAVIFCDANNYETLMAACDDINLHPKVYTIKGRVKGVDCLHDLMEPTGEEDDFRPKKCNPDDTTVIMGSSGTTGLPKGVCISNKSLRKMITFSSTLPNGAVVFACCNVDWITGMIFLLFSTLCCVTKICTEEEFSPQLLRKLIEKYKINVVMMSGSCMSRFIKSGEAELCDCSSLILFAVGGGNVSHPMYLKMQEYVSHGVVLNTYGGTEFGGVTVGLNLEKPKNVGQLNPEVKVRIVDEDGNNLGIGEVGDILVKNNNPWKGYYGNPKETQNMIDPEGWFHTGDVGLFDEDGDLFLVDRKKEIMKYRGFHYSAQEVENSILGLGDIAEVCVFGTRHDEFEDLATAAIIRKTGSSLTENEIKDHVAKELSQQMWLHGGVYFVENIPKTASGKYQRSKIRDLCLGNGIK comes from the exons ATGTTCTCAAACAAAACGACCTTTGACTATACTACAAAAATATGGTCAGGAGCTGAAAAGAAAACTGATATTCCAGAAAAATGGTCTTGTTTGGGGGAggctatttttgaaaatatgaaaaacaatCCGGAAAATATTTTACAG atCTCAGATACAGATGGAATAAGTTTAACAAACAAAGAAATGCTCACAATGAGTATTCGAATtgctcaaaatttaaaaatagctgaTGGATCTATTATAGGCATTATGGCTACAAGTTCGACTTATCAAGCCTCCGTTCTTATAGCATCATGGTTAAAAGGAATTATTTTTCATCCaattagtacaaattttgaTCAAA AAACCACTCAACATGTTTTTGGAATTTCCAGACCGGCAGTAATTTTTTGCGATGCAAATAATTATGAAACACTTATGGCTGCTTGCGATGATATTAATCTACATCCAAAGGTCTATACGATAAAAGGTCGAGTTAAGGGTGTCGATTGTTTGCATGATCTTATGGAACCCACAGGAGAAGAAGATGATTTTcg accaaaaaaatgCAACCCAGATGACACAACTGTGATAATGGGATCATCAGGCACAACTGGACTACCCAAGGGAGTTTGTATTTCCAATAAATCTCTCCGAAAAATGATTACGT TTTCTAGTACATTACCAAATGGTGCAGTAGTTTTTGCATGTTGCAATGTTGACTGGATAACTGGTATGATATTCCTCTTATTCAGTACATTGTGTTGTGTGACAAAAATCTGCACCGAAGAAGAATTCTCTCCACAATTGTTACGAAAACTCATTGAAAAGTACAAAATCAACGTCGTTATGATGTCGGGATCATGCATGTCAAGATTCATCAAAAGTGGTGAGGCTGAACTTTGTGACTGTTCCAGTTTGATATTATTTGCAGTTGGTGGAGGTAATGTCTCTCATCCGATGTACCTTAAAATGCAAGAGTACGTTAGCCATGGTGTTGTCTTAAATACCTACGGTGGAACTGAATTTGGAGGAGTAACTGTGGGTTTGAATCTTGAGAAACCAAAAAATGTCGGTCAACTCAATCCAGAAGTAAAAGTAAGAATTGTTGATGAGGACGGTAACAATTTGGGTATTGGAGAAGTTGGAGATATTCTAGTGAAGAACAATAATCCTTGGAAAGGATATTATGGAAACCCAAAAGAAACACAAAATATGATTGATCCCGAAGGTTGGTTTCACACAGGTGATGTTGGATTATTTGACGAAGATGGTGATTTGTTTCTGGTCGATAGGAAGAAGGAAATCATGAAATACAGAGGTTTTCATTATTCAGCACAAGAAgttgaaaattccattttagGATTAGGCGATATAGCAGAAGTTTGTGTTTTTGGAACTAGACATGATGAATTTGAAGATCTTGCAACGGCGGCAATTATAAGGAAAACTGGAAGtagtttaacagaaaatgaGATTAAAGACCATGTTGCAAAAGAACTATCACAACAAATGTGGTTGCATGGAGGAGTATATTTTGTGGAGAATATTCCCAAAACAGCTAGTGGAAAATATCAAAGAAGTAAGATCAGAGATTTATGTTTGGGAAatggaattaaataa